The sequence GGTTTGATCGCTGCAGCGTCATACATTAGATATCGTTCCTTACCAGCCCCTGTAAGTATTCCGATAATGAATAGCACAATTTGTAGGAAACCTTTTATCTTTCATCTTGAaactcaataatttattctcatcGTTGGTGCACAATATTTACAATATCATTGTTATTAATATACTATTTAAATTCCACTACAGAAAACATTGACGAGATATTTCGATCCAACCCATGCAACGGTTCAGCTAGCTCCTACATTGACTAGTAAACTGAATACAGCAGTTCAATTGTCATTAGTCGCTAGTACTTTGGCAGCTCCAGTTTTTCACTTCGTCGATCATCCACTACTCCAAGGCCTCTGTTATCTAACAGCTTTTACTACAGTAGCCGGTGGTATCAGTTATTTGATGTCCAAAAATACTTATAAATatctttctaaaaaaaaacactcggAAAATCCACCATCGTGACAGTACACATTGAAATATTATattgttgtttatttttatggcGATTAAAACATTATAAAAGCTTAAATAATAGGACGAGTTATTTACATTTACATCGTTTGATGTTAGTATTAAGGACAATGTGTAATTATGTACGGgatggagggaaatgaaaatctGTTGAATGATGTTGATGCTTAAATTTTCCCGTCAATGTTAACAATTAAACCGCTGAATATTTCAGGATTTTCCAAGTCATTTGCTCGTTCAACTGAACAAAGACGATAAGAAAATGAAAGTTTAAACGTAATAGGGATGCGGTGGTTTGTACATTTCGTAGGCGAATTTTTCCGTGTGTTTGGGGTCCCGCTGAACTCCAATGTAATCAAATTCTAGGTGAAAAGGTCCGGCAATACCGGCGGCTGTAAAACTTATCCCCCTAACTTCGTGAAGTCGTAGGGGTGCCTGGGAGTCTTGAATTCTCGCTCTgcttcccaaaaaaaatttagaaaatggtATTTTAACGAACTGCCAGTATGGACCTCCCCTGGTGTACAGTGGAAAACTGTGGAGATCTGACCATGTAACATCGAACTCATTTTCTAAATGTAAATTAACCATATATGTTCGTCCATCTCCACGAACTCGCAGTATGCAATGAGTGTAGCTGAACCACTGATACGGTCGTTGAATCAGGAACGCACCACGTCGTACAACCGATTTGACGTTGCAATACCCAGCTCGATGTAGTTTACCATCTTGTGGGACTCGTGTGTCGACGATTCCAGAGAATAAACCAGCCCCAGTTGGTGATAATGATAACCTAGTgacaattacatttttcattggcaAATATGTGACCATAATTTAAGTTGACTACTAGTGCTTTCGTCGtttatctaaaattaaacttaCGCTGCTTTTGAATATCCGTGATTGAAGTCACTGTCACATGTCACTACCCATTGGTCAAGGATCTTTGGATCCCCTCTGAATTTCCACTGAACATCTACTTCACCAGGATAAATGATCATTTCTGGGTCAACGAGCAAGTGACTCTTTATTTCTGCCTTCAGCTTTTTACATTCCTCaagtaattgaaaataacCTTTATAAATTCTCTGGAAAGGATTCAACTTTTCTTCTTTATAATCTGATATCTCTGGAAAGCCCGACCTTCTGTTCGGCTCCCAAAAGATCTTTAATTTCGTTGACGTCTGGATGAGTCTCCAGTTGCTTTTGTGGCCCAGTTTGGAGACATTTAATAAACGATATGTCAGTGGATTCATCATTGTATATTATCTTTTTCATTCACCACTAACTTGTTATGTGATAATAGGCGACAGGAGTCCAGCGGTATATTTACCGATTCCCATATGATCGTGCCTTTCAACCATAACCTCTAACTTCCACCTAACctatttttttactgcaatCGCGACGTCGAATTCTCCAAAAGCTCACACATTCTTTGTAACTATACAATTAGCATTAAATAGGATTTTAGTTTCTTTGTTGCTTGATAATCAGTGCAATTAACTGGCATTAGAAATATGTCCATATCACAAGCACAGGAATCAGAAAATAAAAGTGGTCGTGGTGAGCCAATATTCCAAGATCTAAAGGAGCTGGACGAGGATCAGTCTCCAGTTACAATTATTGATAGTTTATGTATGCAATGTGGGAAAAATGTAAGTGTATTGTACAACTAATCGTAAGCAACAAACTCAATTCTAatctttaatattaattttgaagggcTTGACAAAACTCCTCCTGA is a genomic window of Diachasmimorpha longicaudata isolate KC_UGA_2023 chromosome 16, iyDiaLong2, whole genome shotgun sequence containing:
- the LOC135170303 gene encoding complex I intermediate-associated protein 30, mitochondrial, which gives rise to MMNPLTYRLLNVSKLGHKSNWRLIQTSTKLKIFWEPNRRSGFPEISDYKEEKLNPFQRIYKGYFQLLEECKKLKAEIKSHLLVDPEMIIYPGEVDVQWKFRGDPKILDQWVVTCDSDFNHGYSKAALSLSPTGAGLFSGIVDTRVPQDGKLHRAGYCNVKSVVRRGAFLIQRPYQWFSYTHCILRVRGDGRTYMVNLHLENEFDVTWSDLHSFPLYTRGGPYWQFVKIPFSKFFLGSRARIQDSQAPLRLHEVRGISFTAAGIAGPFHLEFDYIGVQRDPKHTEKFAYEMYKPPHPYYV